From Toxorhynchites rutilus septentrionalis strain SRP chromosome 2, ASM2978413v1, whole genome shotgun sequence, a single genomic window includes:
- the LOC129770563 gene encoding uncharacterized protein LOC129770563 produces the protein MNLIPRIMCWLWPLIVSSQTEIPNNYICTEDFCDNWLENNECEGLKTACKAQNATHNGIIFPSATPCSCCQMCIENLKLGDDCSMGGLGSPIPTGMCGPGLYCMVAEGEEHPTCQRMHESSKCFTAQRVFDKMRENGTIGHLMQRPECDADGNFEPVVCIPGQTCYCVDEDGARIFGEAVYTANIQISMRCECSRLAAKAQKLLNSRYPIFTTRCDSKGSFDQLQCVADICTCVDMHSGEPTSDRKNITRGLAGLPCFNKRVHENTTYLRECELVKLFQIQEIHEYELQGFNVLEFSTDICQPDGWYSKIQVNNTHKYCTNKEGSIIEPFVIARNSPGAAKMNCNCARARKLLLENHSLEVPECCPNGNYKPLACRRGQCYCVDENGNQVGVEKAAKHMDELECHNAENVCANA, from the exons ATGAACCTGATTCCAAGAATAATGTGTTGGCTGTGGCCACTGATCGTATCGTCGCAGACGGAAATACCAAACAATTACATTTGTACGGAAGATTTTTGCGAT AATTGGCTTGAAAACAATGAGTGCGAAGGGTTGAAAACGGCATGTAAGGCACAGAACGCGACACACAACGGAATCATATTTCCCTCGGCAACCCCATGTTCGTGTTGCCAAATGTGCATCGAAAATCTAAAACTAGGGGACGATTGCTCCATGGGAGGATTGGGGTCACCTATACCCACCGGTATGTGCGGACCAGGACTGTACTGCATGGTGGCCGAGGGCGAAGAACATCCAACCTGTCAGCGAA TGCACGAATCGAGCAAATGCTTCACAGCTCAACGAGTGTTTGATAAAATGCGGGAAAACGGAACCATCGGACATTTGATGCAGAGGCCGGAGTGTGATGCGGATGGAAACTTCGAACCGGTTGTTTGTATTCCTGGGCAGAC GTGTTATTGTGTCGATGAGGACGGAGCCCGAATATTCGGGGAAGCAGTTTATACAGCCAATATTCAGATTTCGATGAGATGTG AATGCTCTCGGTTGGCCGCGAAAGCACAAAAGCTATTGAATTCTCGATACCCTATCTTCACAACACGATGCGACTCCAAGGGATCGTTCGATCAGTTGCAGTGCGTTGCAGATATTTGTACATGTGTCGATATGCACAGTGGGGAGCCGACATCCGATAGGAAAAATATCACCCGAGGGCTGGCTGGTCTTCCCTGTT TTAACAAACGAGTGCATGAAAATACGACCTATCTGCGGGAATGCGAATTGGTAAAGTTGTTccagattcaagagattcatgAATACGAGCTGCAGGGATTCAACGTTCTCGAGTTCAGCACGGATATTTGTCAGCCGGATGGATGGTACAGCAAAATTCAAGTCAACAATACCCA CAAATATTGCACGAATAAGGAAGGAAGCATCATTGAACCTTTTGTAATTGCAAGAAACTCACCTGGAGCTGCGAAAATGAATTGCA ATTGTGCAAGGGCTAGGAAGCTGCTCTTGGAGAACCATAGTCTTGAGGTACCGGAATGTTGTCCGAATGGCAACTACAAACCATTGGCATGCCGAAGGGGTCAGTGTTACTGTGTGGACGAAAATGGCAATCAGGTCGGGGTGGAAAAAGCGGCCAAGCATATGGACGAGTTGGAATGCCACAATGCCGAGAATGTTTGCGCTAATGCGTAA
- the LOC129766864 gene encoding uncharacterized protein LOC129766864 codes for MSRQKSEATDFNPKSQEQHISQRLEQIQQQQQQQIATSLASNLKNHTSHKSTSFYDKVDIRNPLGDVVKLKVKKLYNNFLQIKPLQHHRLRRWDTLGATWKWIAGSPDAQDLRIINSTLNELITQNNQQFEVNNHINERISYLTGTINRIIEKMKTNELLTNEITSIITIINIDIINKLLEDIQEAIILSKTSISTNKILSIQEISFIKSLLQNQGVTIDLPDDAFQHVIPKFAVSQGTLLYILHVPRLDNKTSSVIQLHPLVHRNQIINNYPEHVVKIGNTLYATSNPQQFVQKAAYLKAINDACIYPLIFGTLLIQNAKDNLLRSNCGPDDRTLVGNFLITFSNCTINLNNQSFQNNEVVHEMDVIHGALHNVRTTWNKHHYFDISTIE; via the exons aTGAGCAGACAAAAATCCGAGGCAACCGACTTCAACCCTAAATCCCAGGAACAACACATATCGCAAAGGCTCGAGcaaatacaacaacaacaacaacaacagataGCGACATCATTGGCATC GAACCTTAAAAATCATACATCCCATAAATCCACTTCCTTTTATGATAAAGTAGATATTAGAAATCCATTAGGAGATGTAGTTAAACTAAAAGTGAAGAAACTTTATAACAATTTCCTCCAAATAAAACCACTCCAACATCACCGACTTAGAAGATGGGATACGCTGGGTGCAACATGGAAATGGATCGCAGGGTCGCCGGACGCGCAGGACCTCCGCATTATAAACTCCACGCTCAATGAGTTAATCACACAGAACAACCAACAGTTTGAAGTAAACAATCATATCAACGAAAGGATTTCATACCTGACGGGGACCATCAACAGAATCATCGAGAAAATGAAAACGAATGAATTATTAACCAACGAGATCACATCAATAATCACGATAATTAATATCGATATCATCAATAAACTATTAGAAGACATTCAAGAGGCCATCATCCTATCTAAGACGTCAATATCAACAAATAAAATACTTTCGATTCAAGAAATCTCTTTTATAAAGTCATTATTACAAAATCAAGGCGTGACAATAGACCTCCCAGACGACGCCTTTCAACATGTAATTCCCAAATTTGCAGTAAGCCAAGGGACCCTTCTGTACATCCTTCATGTTCCCCGACTGGACAACAAGACATCCTCCGTTATTCAGCTGCACCCCTTAGTACACAGGAACCAAATCATCAACAACTATCCGGAGCATGTCGTCAAAATCGGAAACACCCTTTACGCTACTAGCAATCCGCAGCAGTTCGTTCAGAAAGCAGCATATTTGAAAGCAATAAACGACGCTTGCATTTACCCACTGATTTTTG GTACGCTCTTGATTCAAAACGCAAAAGACAACCTCCTACGAAGCAACTGCGGACCAGATGATCGCACTTTAGTTGGAAATTTCTTAATAACATTTTCAAATTGTACTATCAACTTGAACAACCAATCATTCCAGAACAACGAAGTAGTACACGAAATGGACGTCATCCACGGGGCACTCCATAACGTCAGAACGACCTGGAACAAACATCACTATTTCGACATATCAACAATTG AATAG